The sequence below is a genomic window from Sinorhizobium terangae.
CGTGGCACATTCGAGGCGGTCGCCCTGCTCGGGCTCGCTTGCGCCACCGTGCTGTGGCTGCGCCTGCCGCGGAGTCTCAGCGGAATGAAGCTGACGCTTGCCGAGCGCTTCAGCGCCGTCGGTCTCCCCGGCGTAGCCTCGTCGCTGATGGTGACCTATCTCTACCTTGCGGGCGGATTCATGATCATCTCCTACCTCGCGCCGCTGGCGATCGACGGGGCCGGACTTTCGAAAATGGCGCTGCCGGGCCTGTTGCTTGCTTTCGGCGTGGGCGCGGTGATCGGCAATCTTTCCAGCGGCTATTTGGCCGACCGGATCGGCGCGACGCGCATGGTGGTGCTTTCGCTGATGTCGGCACTGGTGGTGTCGCTGGCGATTGCCTTTGGGCTGCACCTCCTGCCACGCAGCCTCGCCGGCCTGCTGCTGATCGGCATCATGGTGCCCTGGGGCATCATCGGCTGGGCGTTTCCGCCGGCACAGGCCAGTCGCATCGTCGCCTTCGCGCCGGAGGTGGCACATCTGACGCTGTCGCTCAACGCCTCGGCGATCTATCTCGGCATCGCCAGCGGCACCGCGCTCGGCGGGCGGGTGCTGGAAAACACGGCCGCAGCCAATCTCGGCTTCTTCGCGGCACTGTTTCCGGTGGCCGCCCTTGCCACGCTCTACGCGGGCCTGCGCTCCTACCGGCGGCGCTTCGCGGCGAGCCTGGCGGAATAGATCCCTTACTGCATGATTCGTTAAATCGGAATCGATTTAAGGATAAGATCATGCAGCAAATCAAAGTGCTACAGCGACCTTTGCGCGTCCGATTGGACGCGCGGCGCTGTAGTGAAGCCGGCGCGTAGCACGAGAGCCGGTCCGCGCCGGCCGACTCATCACAGGCGGCGACGCCCGGTGGGAGCACTGAGGCTGGTCCAATTTCGCCAATCGCAAACCCAGCCGATTAACCGTTCCAAATACGCTCCGGCCGAGTTCTTCGACGCCCTCCGCCTCCAAGGGATGCAAACAGGCTTACGGCATGCGCGATCTGAATCCGGAAGGCGTGCCGGCTGATCGCGACAGTGCTGCACCGTCGAGCGACCTGTCCTCCCTACACTGTGGACGTGTTCCGGATAGACGGTGCGGACAATAAGGCGACCGCCAAGGTCGCCGCGCCCTGAACGGCACAACTCCACCTAGCGACAGCAGCACACTGCGCCGCTGACAACAATGCCGACTGAAGCCTCGGATCTCGGGCGCCTGCAGCCCGGCCCTTCCATGTCGCAAGATCACCCTATGTTCTCTGGTATCACGCCGACCCGGCCGCCTCTTGCCATAACGCGGTGAATTTTCGCTTGTCATTGGCAATAATATGTCTATACATTATCGCAGAAGAAGGGCGGTAACCCATGGACGAAAACAGCAACCCAAGCTCAGGCAATACAAGCCTCTGGCGCAATGCGCGCATTGCAACGCTTCGCGAGGATATGGGGCCGCTCGGCGTCATCGAGAGAGGTGCCATCGCCACCCGCGGCGACCGGATCGTCTACGTCGGCACAGAACAAGACCTGCCCCTGGACATTGCCCGAGCCGACCAGGTAATCGATTGTGAACGCCGCTGGATCACGCCGGCCCTCATCGATTGCCACACCCATATCGTCCACGGCGGCAACCGCGCACGTGAATTCCAGCTGCGGCTCGAAGGTGCCACGTACGAGGAAATCGCGCGCGCCGGCGGTGGCATCGCCTCGACGGTGAAGGCGACCAATGCCCTGTCGGTCGAAGAACTGGTGGAAGCAGCACTTCCGAGGCTCGACACGCTGCTTGGCGAGGGGGTCGCGACGGTCGAGGTGAAGTCGGGCTATGGCCTGAACATCGAGGCCGAACTGAAGATGCTGCGGGCCGCGCGCCGCCTGCAAGAATTGCGCCCCGTGCGCATCGTCACGAGCTATCTCGCCGCGCATGCGACGCCTCCCGAATATAAAGGGCGCAACGGCGACTATATCGCCGATGTCGTGCTGCCGGGCCTCAAGAGCGCCCATGCCGAGGGCCTCGTCGACGCCGTTGACGGCTTCTGCGAAGGCATCGCCTTCTCACCCGACGAGATCGCCCGAGTCTTCGACGCCGCGAAGGCGCTAGGCCTGCCGGTCAAGCTCCACGCCGAGCAGCTTTCGGATCTCGGCGGCGCCAAGCTCGCGGCTTCATACGGCGCGCTTTCGGCCGACCATCTTGAATATCTCGATGCGGAAGGCGCTGCGGCCATGGCAAAGGCCGGAACCGTCGCCGTGCTTTTGCCTGGTGCATTCTATACGCTTCGGGAAAGGCAGTTGCCGCCGGTTCAAGTCCTGCGTGATGCAGGCGCGCGCATCGCCATTGCGACGGACTGCAATCCGGGCACTTCTCCGCTGACTTCGGTGCTTCTGACCATGAACATGTCGGCGACGCTCTTCCGGCTGACCGTTGACGAATGCCTCGCGGGTGTCACGCGCGAAGCCGCACGCGCGCTCGGAATTCTCGACAAGACCGGCACGATCGAGGTCGGCAAATCCGCGGACCTCGCGATCTGGAACATCGATGAGCCTGCCGAACTTATCTATCGGATAGGCTTCAATCCGCTGCATCAGCGCATCTTTGGAGGCGAAAGAATCGGCCAATGACCATCGTACTTAAGCCAGGCTCCGTTCCGCTCAAGGATCTGGAGACGATCTACTGGACCCGGGAACCGGCCCGCCTCGATCCCGCCTTCGACGCCGCCATTGCCAAGGGCGCTGCCCGCATCGCCGAAATCGCAGCCGGCAATGCGCCGGTTTACGGCATCAACACCGGCTTCGGTAAGCTTGCCTCGATCAAGATCGACAGCGCCGACGTCACGACGCTGCAGCGCAACCTCATCCTGTCGCATTGCTGCGGTGTGGGGGCGCCGCTGCCGGAAAACATCGTCCGGCTGATCATGGCGCTGAAGCTGGTCTCGCTCGGCCGCGGCGCTTCGGGCGTCCGGCTCGAGGTCGTCCGCCTGATCGAGGCGATGCAGGAACGGAGCGTAATCCCGCTGATCCCGGAAAAGGGGTCGGTCGGCGCCTCCGGCGACCTTGCTCCGCTTGCGCACATGGCGGCCGTGATGATGGGCCACGGAGAAGCGTTCTTCGATGGTGAGCGCATGCCGGGCGCAGCCGCGCTTGAAAAGGCCGGTCTTACGCCCGTGAGGCTCGCCGCCAAGGAAGGCCTCGCCCTGATCAATGGCACGCAGGCGTCCACCGCTCTGGCGCTCGCCGGTCTCTTCCGTGCCCATCGCGCCGCGCAGGCGGCGCTCATTACCGGTGCACTTTCGACCGATGCCGCAATGGGGTCGTCCGCGCCCTTCCATCCCGATATCCATACGCTGCGCGGCCATCGG
It includes:
- a CDS encoding MFS transporter, which produces MDKRLIWLAVGSFTMSTVGFVFSSLLPSIAADTHTTIPHAGHLITVFSLSYAVGAPLLSALAGTADRRRLLVAAMLAFVVGNGIAATSVSFTTLLLAQIVMGMASGLFAATAQATAVSLAGSEHRALAISIVVGGTTFAVALGAPLGALIAAFWGWRGTFEAVALLGLACATVLWLRLPRSLSGMKLTLAERFSAVGLPGVASSLMVTYLYLAGGFMIISYLAPLAIDGAGLSKMALPGLLLAFGVGAVIGNLSSGYLADRIGATRMVVLSLMSALVVSLAIAFGLHLLPRSLAGLLLIGIMVPWGIIGWAFPPAQASRIVAFAPEVAHLTLSLNASAIYLGIASGTALGGRVLENTAAANLGFFAALFPVAALATLYAGLRSYRRRFAASLAE
- the hutI gene encoding imidazolonepropionase, giving the protein MDENSNPSSGNTSLWRNARIATLREDMGPLGVIERGAIATRGDRIVYVGTEQDLPLDIARADQVIDCERRWITPALIDCHTHIVHGGNRAREFQLRLEGATYEEIARAGGGIASTVKATNALSVEELVEAALPRLDTLLGEGVATVEVKSGYGLNIEAELKMLRAARRLQELRPVRIVTSYLAAHATPPEYKGRNGDYIADVVLPGLKSAHAEGLVDAVDGFCEGIAFSPDEIARVFDAAKALGLPVKLHAEQLSDLGGAKLAASYGALSADHLEYLDAEGAAAMAKAGTVAVLLPGAFYTLRERQLPPVQVLRDAGARIAIATDCNPGTSPLTSVLLTMNMSATLFRLTVDECLAGVTREAARALGILDKTGTIEVGKSADLAIWNIDEPAELIYRIGFNPLHQRIFGGERIGQ